GAAAGAGACCGACTTCAGGCCGCTCCCGGAAAACGAAGCTCTCACCCTTCTTGCGAAAGAGTATCCCGAATTTGGTAAAAACCGTGACTGACGTATCTGTATAACGAAAACCGGAGACTGAAGATATGAAAGGAACTCCCGGATACCGATCGAGCCATGAAGCGGAAAAGGGTTATTCGTCTATGTTTACGGTATCCCTGAAATCTTTGCCTGTCTTGAAGAATGGAACTTTTTTCGGAGCCACATAGACCTTTTCGCCGGTCTTCGGATTTCGCCCCTCTTTAGCCGCCCTGTGCCTTACGCGGAAACTTCCAAATCCCCTTATTTCAACCTTATCCCCCTTGGCAAGGGCTTCAATTATGGAATTGGTAAAGATATTTATGATCCCCTCAGCTTGTTGCTTGTTTATCTTTATCTTTTCCGCAAGCTTATCAGCCAGTTCTGATTTAGTCATACCCCCTCATCCCCAAAATCCTGCTTAAAATAATAACGGAAAGTTTTTGATTTAATTGGAATTAAGATATCAAAACATACGGCAAACGTCAATTTTCTATTTCCCCCGCAATTAAAACCCAAAATCTCCGCCCAATTAATCAATTAAAGTTATCTTCCATTGTATCCTCAAAATGCTGTTCTACATAATTGTCGACCATATCGTTGAGTCTGTCCTGGAAAAGATCGATATCTTCAATATCTTCCATGTAATCAAGGAGGTGCATTAGAACCGATTCCAACACGGCTTCTCTCTCTTCCTGTGTCAACTCGTTTTCCAGCAACAACCTGTTGATTTCAGTCAATAGTTTGTCGCGGTTACTACTTCCCATTTTCAATATCCCCTTCGCTTTTTATTTTACTACAACAGCGGAAGCATTTTCCGCATTCCGTCTATACTGGCACTATTTTAACAAACCCTGAAGCGTAACGCTCCTCATCTTCATCACATGCTTTGATCAGCATTTCCAGTTTTTCATTATACTTCCTGGAATCAATTACGCCTTTAAAGGAAGCATAAAACGCTCTCGTTTCACGCGAGATCAATTTAATATCTTCTTCATTCATATCTGCAACCTTTACCCGGTTCCCAAGCTGCGACTCCTTTACCTCGCCGCGAATATACGCCTTCCCCGCCGTCATGCCGGAACATACGTAGTACCCTATCGGAGAAGGGAG
This Nitrospinota bacterium DNA region includes the following protein-coding sequences:
- a CDS encoding integration host factor subunit beta, with translation MTKSELADKLAEKIKINKQQAEGIINIFTNSIIEALAKGDKVEIRGFGSFRVRHRAAKEGRNPKTGEKVYVAPKKVPFFKTGKDFRDTVNIDE